One window from the genome of Bradyrhizobium xenonodulans encodes:
- a CDS encoding group II truncated hemoglobin has translation MTDSTVTTSMFERIGGSATIDRLVDRFYDRMDTLPEAKIIRAMHADDLGLIREVLKRYLTEWTGGPKLYSVEKGHPRLRQRHLGFAIGDAERDAWMLCMRGALEETVTDAAARQDLDRALSGLADWMRNR, from the coding sequence ATGACCGACAGCACCGTCACCACCTCCATGTTCGAGCGGATCGGCGGCAGTGCCACGATCGACCGTCTCGTCGATCGCTTCTACGACCGCATGGACACGCTACCGGAGGCGAAAATCATCCGCGCGATGCATGCGGACGACCTCGGCCTGATCAGGGAAGTGCTGAAGCGCTATCTCACCGAATGGACCGGCGGGCCAAAACTCTATTCGGTCGAGAAGGGCCATCCGCGGCTGCGCCAGCGGCACCTCGGCTTTGCGATCGGCGATGCCGAGCGTGACGCGTGGATGCTCTGCATGCGCGGCGCGCTGGAGGAGACGGTGACGGATGCCGCCGCGCGGCAAGACCTCGATCGTGCGCTGTCCGGCCTCGCCGACTGGATGCGCAACCGCTAG
- a CDS encoding PRC-barrel domain-containing protein: MQHTMVPSDRVEHVAVYGCDGTKLGTIERLMLDKVSGTVAYAVIKTGRLLGIHHHYPVQWSALKYDPGRQAFQAELTPEQLSSGPCEFDGDEFDWGDRSRPYPHPNYWSI, from the coding sequence ATGCAACACACCATGGTTCCCAGTGATCGCGTCGAACACGTCGCCGTCTATGGGTGCGACGGCACGAAGCTCGGCACGATCGAACGATTGATGCTCGACAAGGTGAGTGGAACGGTCGCCTACGCCGTGATCAAGACCGGCAGGCTGCTCGGTATACATCACCATTATCCCGTGCAGTGGAGCGCGCTGAAATATGATCCGGGACGTCAGGCCTTCCAGGCCGAACTGACGCCGGAGCAATTGAGCAGCGGTCCATGCGAGTTCGACGGCGACGAATTCGACTGGGGCGACCGTTCGCGGCCCTACCCGCATCCGAATTACTGGTCGATCTAG
- a CDS encoding IclR family transcriptional regulator domain-containing protein, producing MPKLKRSDTDERATDFVEALDRGLRLLQCFGTNTGPMTLSDLARAAELPRATARRMLFTLQRGGYVSGDGKLFSLTPHVLTLAASYLRSSQLVAVLQPVLDRIATAAQEIASLAVLDGDDVVFVARSSPARMFSGGLEIGYRLPAFCTSVGRAMLGQLDDADLTARLKATTREALTPQTVTDPKALLTRIAADRAQGYSLVDREAEPHFRSISVPVRRYDDVIVAAINMGAHVDRVPAQELIERFLPLLREGAGSVHSQLL from the coding sequence ATGCCCAAGCTGAAGCGGAGCGATACCGACGAGCGCGCGACGGATTTCGTCGAAGCGCTCGATCGTGGCCTGCGCTTGCTCCAGTGCTTCGGCACGAACACAGGGCCGATGACGCTGAGCGATCTCGCCCGCGCCGCCGAGCTGCCGCGCGCGACCGCCCGGCGCATGCTGTTCACGCTCCAGCGCGGCGGCTACGTCTCCGGCGATGGCAAGCTGTTCTCGCTGACGCCGCATGTGCTGACGCTGGCGGCGTCGTACTTGCGCTCCAGCCAGCTCGTCGCCGTGCTCCAGCCCGTGCTCGATCGCATCGCGACGGCCGCGCAGGAAATCGCCTCGCTCGCGGTGCTCGACGGTGACGACGTCGTGTTCGTCGCGCGCAGCAGTCCGGCGCGGATGTTCTCGGGCGGCCTGGAGATCGGCTATCGCCTCCCGGCCTTCTGCACCTCGGTCGGCCGCGCCATGCTGGGCCAGCTCGACGATGCCGATCTCACTGCGCGCCTCAAGGCGACGACGCGCGAGGCGCTGACGCCGCAGACGGTGACGGACCCCAAGGCGCTACTCACGCGCATCGCCGCCGATCGCGCGCAAGGCTATTCCCTCGTCGACCGCGAGGCCGAACCGCATTTCCGCTCGATCTCGGTCCCCGTCCGCCGTTATGACGACGTCATCGTCGCCGCCATCAACATGGGCGCTCATGTCGATCGCGTGCCGGCACAGGAATTGATCGAGCGTTTCCTGCCGCTGTTGCGCGAGGGCGCAGGCTCCGTGCACTCGCAATTGCTGTAG